One genomic region from Bactrocera tryoni isolate S06 chromosome 3, CSIRO_BtryS06_freeze2, whole genome shotgun sequence encodes:
- the LOC120770297 gene encoding multidrug resistance protein homolog 49 isoform X3 — protein MVSSSYNLSIPGPSDPAENFKKSEGLPGPNDFQETQTESHTTEKKYPYLELFRYTSIWDRLIMIIGILAASLASICMPYNVITYAEFTTLLIDRDVGIGTSTPAPILNIFGGGKTLTNATHAENMQAVKDDALAYALGMVAGCMVQLFLLSFSVMMLNKVALRQIAKIRKLFLESILRQDMSWYDTSAGNTFANKMTEDLNKMKEGIGEKVAMFVFLIMTFVAGVIFSFVYGWLLTLIVISCCPFIIVSTALVAKIQGTFTEKELKAYSNAGAVAEEVFSGIRTVLAFSGERIETERFGKLLVPAEKMGRKKGFYSGVGAGIMWFIIYIAYAIAIWYGIKLILKYRYMDDKLYTSGSLVIVLFSIIMGAQNLGFSLPHVEAFATAKGAAQNVFATIDRKSAIDPLNESGDKLESVTGDISFENLHFRYPARSDVQVLKGFSLQVRAGQTVALVGPSGCGKSTTLQLLQRFYDAPSGCVRLDGRDLRELNVGWLRSQIGVVGQEPVLFATTIRENIRQGKTTATQEEIEQAARMANCHEFIVKLPSGYDTMVGERGAQMSGGQKQRIAIARALIRNPKILLLDEATSALDPTSERRVQDALDVASQGRTTLVVSHRLSTVTNADLIVFVKDGVVAEQGTHDELMRSGGLYCKLVMISKRKEEEEALANTSNAVRQRKQQLQVPDNSDDEDETSVDEADDESDVGKKKSKRKKPKAEKHKITFKQLMKMNAPEWRYILVGCISAMLHGATFPTWAVLFGDFFGILSDPDDSYITRQSILFAFLLIVIGVISGVSSLLQTYMFTIAGAKMTSRLRHEAFKAIISQEVAYFDDQRNSVGALCARLAGDCSNVQGATGSRIGIIVQAISTLTIGVILSFTYSWNLTLVTLLTVPLVCACILFEARFMEASTNVERLAIEDASRVAVEAIANIRTVTSLGQERHVLERYCEQIDKADKACRKKVRFRGVVYGMGQTAPFLAYGISLYYGGILVSNDEVPYANIIKVSEGLIFGSWMLGQALSYAPNVSAAVLSAGRLLKLFQRTPAIYSPADKPYNTTMKSGGDITYENVDFNYPNRKGIAILQNLNLTIKGGTTVALVGPSGSGKSTCVQLLLRYYDPVRGKVNLSGVPTTEFSFDSLRSGMGLVSQEPVLFDRTIAENIAYGNNFRTDIPMAEIIEAAKKSNIHEFITSLPQGYNTRLGSKGAQLSGGQKQRIAIARAMVRNPKILILDEATSALDMESEKVVQEALDAARSGRTCLTIAHRLTTVRDADLICVLKRGVVVEKGNHEELMALNGIYAELYMMQQVA, from the exons ATGGTCAGTAGTAGCTATAATCTTTCAATACCAGGTCCTTCAGATCCTGctgaaaacttcaaaaaatcagaAGGTCTGCCAGGACCAAACGATTTTCAGGAAACACAAAC TGAGAGCCATACTACAGAAAAGAAGTATCCTTATTTGGAGTTG TTTCGCTATACCAGCATATGGGATCGTCTGATAATGATCATCGGTATACTTGCGGCATCGCTGGCTTCAATATGCATGCCATACAATGTTATCACTTACGCCGAATTCACCACTCTGCTCATAGATCGCGATGTGGGTATTGGCACTTCAACGCCTGCACCAATCTTGAATATTTTCGGCGGTGGCAAGACGCT CACAAATGCCACTCACGCCGAGAATATGCAGGCTGTTAAAGATGATGCGCTGGCTTATGCTTTGGGGATGGTGGCTGGTTGCATGGTCCAACTATTTCTTTTAAGTTTCTCCGTCATGATGTTGAATAAAGTGGCGCTCAGACAG ATcgcgaaaattcgaaaattgtttttggaGTCTATATTACGTCAAGATATGTCTTGGTATGACACTTCTGCCGGCAATACGTTCGCCAACAAAATGACAGA AGATTTAAACAAAATGAAGGAGGGCATTGGCGAAAAGGTCGCAATGTTTGTATTCCTGATAATGACGTTCGTTGCGGGAGTTATCTTCTCTTTTGTCTATGGCTGGCTGTTAACACTGATAGTGATCAGTTGCTGTCcatttattattgtttctaCGGCACTGGTGGCTAAAATTCAGGGCACTTTCACAGAAAAGGAGTTGAAGGCTTACTCGAATGCCGGTGCGGTCGCTGAAGAAGTCTTCTCGGGCATACGTACTGTGCTTGCCTTTAGCGGTGAACGCATAGAAACTGAAAGATTCGGCAAGTTGCTGGTGCCAGCTGAGAAGATGGGTCGAAAGAAAGGCTTCTACTCCGGTGTCGGCGCCGGCATTATGTGGTTCATAATTTATATTGCCTATGCGATAGCTATATGGTATGGCATTAAGTTGATATTGAAATATCGCTATATGGATGATAAGTTATACACGTCGGGTTCGTTAGTTATCGTGCTATTCAGCATCATCATGGGTGCACAGAACTTGGGCTTCTCACTGCCACATGTGGAGGCATTCGCAACGGCAAAAGGTGCGGCACAAAACGTCTTTGCCACCATCGATCGCAAGTCAGCGATTGATCCGTTAAATGAGAGTGGTGACAAATTGGAGTCTGTGACCGGTGACATaagtttcgaaaatttacacTTCCGTTATCCAGCACGTTCAGATGTACAAGTACTCAAGGGCTTCTCATTGCAAGTTCGCGCTGGTCAAACCGTGGCTTTAGTGGGACCATCTGGTTGTGGTAAGTCCACCACTCTACAGTTGTTACAGCGCTTCTATGATGCTCCCAGTGGTTGCGTACGTCTCGATGGACGTGATCTACGTGAATTGAATGTGGGTTGGTTGCGGTCGCAGATAGGTGTAGTCGGTCAGGAACCAGTACTATTCGCTACTACCATTCGTGAAAATATACGTCAGGGCAAAACCACAGCAACACAAGAAGAAATCGAACAAGCCGCACGCATGGCCAATTGTCATGAATTCATTGTCAAACTACCGAGTGGTTATGATACCATGGTGGGTGAACGTGGCGCTCAAATGTCTGGTGGCCAGAAGCAACGTATAGCCATTGCACGTGCACTCATACGAAACCCTAAGATATTGTTGCTGGATGAGGCAACTTCGGCTTTAGACCCCACATCCGAGCGTCGGGTGCAGGATGCGCTCGATGTGGCCAGTCAAGGACGTACCACGTTGGTGGTTTCACATCGTCTTTCGACGGTGACAAACgctgatttgattgtgtttgtCAAAGATGGTGTGGTGGCTGAGCAGGGTACACACGATGAACTTATGCGCTCGGGTGGTCTTTACTGTAAGTTGGTAATGATATCGAAACgtaaggaagaagaagaggcTTTGGCGAACACCTCCAATGCAGTGCGACAGCGTAAGCAACAACTGCAAGTGCCTGATAACTCCGACGATGAGGACGAAACAAGTGTCGATGAAGCCGACGATGAAAGTGATGTGGGCAAAA aGAAATCGAAAAGAAAGAAGCCTAAGGCCGAAAAGCATAAGATCACTTTCAAGCAACTGATGAAAATGAATGCTCCAGAGTGGCGTTACATACTAGTCGGCTGCATATCAGCTATGTTGCATGGCGCCACATTTCCTACATGGGCCGTGCTTTTCGGCGACTTCTTTGGC ATTTTATCCGATCCCGATGACAGTTACATCACAAGGCAATCGATTTTGTTTGCCTTTCTGCTCATCGTTATTGGCGTTATATCCGGGGTTAGCTCACTCTTGCAAACCTACATGTTCACCATCGCGGGTGCGAAGATGACATCCCGACTACGTCACGAAGCTTTCAAAGCCATAATCAGCCAAGAAGTCGCCTACTTCGATGACCAACGGAACTCAGTGGGTGCGCTATGTGCACGTCTTGCTGGCGATTGCTCGAACGTGCAGGGTGCAACGGGCTCGCGCATCGGCATCATTGTGCAAGCAATCTCTACTCTAACCATCGGCGTAATTCTATCGTTTACATACTCCTGGAATTTGACACTGGTCACTCTGCTTACTGTGCCGCTGGTGTGTGCGTGCATACTTTTCGAAGCACGATTTATGGAGGCGAGTACGAATGTAGAGCGATTGGCAATTGAAGATGCGTCGCGTGTTGCGGTGGAGGCAATAGCTAACATACGCACTGTGACCAGTCTGGGGCAGGAACGCCATGTGCTTGAGCGCTATTGCGAGCAAATAGACAAAGCCGATAAGGCGTGTCGCAAGAAGGTGCGTTTCCGCGGTGTCGTCTACGGTATGGGACAAACGGCACCGTTCTTAGCCTATGGGATTTCGTTGTACTACGGTGGTATTCTAGTATCCAATGATGAAGTACCGTATGCGAATATTATAAA AGTCTCCGAGGGACTTATTTTCGGCTCATGGATGTTAGGTCAGGCTCTGTCATATGCGCCCAATGTTAGCGCTGCAGTGCTATCAGCAGGACGCTTACTAAAACTGTTTCAACGTACACCCGCTATCTACAGTCCCGCAGATAAGCCATACAACACAACAATG AAATCTGGAGGCGACATTACTTACGAAAACGTCGATTTCAATTACCCGAATCGCAAAGGCATAGCTATATTGCAGAACCTTAATTTGACCATCAAAGGCGGCACTACAGTGGCCTTGGTTGGACCTTCAGGTTCGGGCAAATCCACATGTGTACAGCTGCTGTTACGTTATTATGATCCTGTTCGGGGTAAAGTCAATCTGAGTGGCGTACCAACAACGGAATTCTCATTCGATAGCTTACGTTCCGGCATGGGTCTAGTTTCGCAAGAACCCGTTCTATTTGACCGAACCATTGCTGAAAATATTGCGTACGGCAACAATTTCCGCACAGATATTCCGATGGCTGAAATTATTGAAGCGGCCAAGAAATCGAACATACATGAGTTTATCACCTCCTTACCGCAAGGCTACAACACACGTTTGGGCAGCAAAGGCGCTCAACTGTCTGGAGGTCAGAAGCAACGCATTGCCATAGCACGCGCTATGGTACGTAATCCAAAGATATTGATACTGGATGAGGCTACTTCTGCATTGGATATGGAGAGTGAGAAGGTGGTGCAAGAAGCCCTTGACGCGGCACGTAGTGGTCGTACTTGCCTTACCATTGCGCATCGACTGACCACAGTGAGGGATGCGGACCTCATATGTGTGCTAAAGAGAGGTGTGGTGGTGGAGAAAGGCAATCACGAGGAATTAATGGCATTGAATGGCATATACGCAGAGCTGTACATGATGCAGCAAGTGGCTTAA